A genomic region of Deinococcus sp. KSM4-11 contains the following coding sequences:
- a CDS encoding MarR family winged helix-turn-helix transcriptional regulator, which yields MTTLALLDRIRQDWREREPDLSTAPMLTFITLSRAQSLLGDAVRATAARAGLTSGTRDLLFTLYRSAPEEGLPASELAALLAVSPATITGSTDRLEDRGLLTRTLDPDDRRSWRIALTDAGRDVIRAHLPEHLAFEENLLAPLTPAEITQLETLLRKLIDHAETNGLV from the coding sequence ATGACGACCCTGGCCCTGCTCGACCGCATCCGCCAGGACTGGCGGGAGCGGGAACCCGACCTGTCCACCGCGCCGATGCTCACCTTCATCACCCTCAGCCGGGCGCAGAGCCTGCTGGGGGACGCCGTCCGTGCCACCGCTGCCCGCGCCGGACTCACCTCCGGCACCCGTGACCTGTTGTTCACGCTGTACCGTTCCGCGCCCGAGGAGGGCCTTCCGGCCAGTGAACTCGCCGCACTGCTGGCCGTATCGCCCGCCACCATCACCGGGAGCACCGACCGACTGGAAGACCGTGGACTCCTCACCCGCACCCTTGACCCCGACGACCGCCGCTCCTGGCGCATCGCCCTGACCGACGCCGGACGCGACGTGATCCGCGCGCACCTCCCGGAGCATCTGGCCTTCGAGGAGAACCTGCTCGCCCCACTCACGCCTGCCGAGATCACGCAGCTCGAAACGCTGCTGCGGAAACTCATCGACCATGCCGAGACGAACGGGCTCGTCTGA
- a CDS encoding cell wall metabolism sensor histidine kinase WalK, which yields MGKTQERLRARRRVQLRHLEGWPGRPRGKRRRWGLRNRLGRAFTLTALLAVILTTGMTVGTTMQVLAQFRPETSVTLTAADWDALVRQAGHTIMGGAIRAAIVSTLLSTVVAALITRQLTLPLLRLADGAGRLQAGERGVTLPVPPRNDELRALTLAFNELTVSLARQEAWRRGLVADIAHDLRTPLSVMRSEIEAMQDGVQPLNGAALGRLHGEVLLLARLVTDLRLLSLAEGGALSLALQPVNAGETLRALADAHARRAAEAGVSLSVQAGPAVTVQADPDRLRQTLQNLLDNALRYAAPGAVELGAATSGDRAVLTVRDHGPGFAPDSLSRAFERFYRADASRTRDPQGRASSGLGLAIARALTEAQGGTLDARNHPGGGAEFTVTLNTPPS from the coding sequence GTGGGAAAGACGCAAGAACGCTTGAGGGCACGCCGCCGGGTGCAGCTGCGTCACCTGGAGGGGTGGCCGGGCCGCCCGCGCGGGAAACGCCGCCGCTGGGGCCTGCGCAACCGCCTGGGCCGGGCCTTCACGCTGACGGCGCTGCTGGCCGTGATCCTCACGACCGGCATGACGGTGGGCACGACCATGCAGGTGCTCGCGCAGTTCCGGCCCGAGACGTCGGTGACACTCACGGCGGCCGACTGGGACGCGCTGGTACGGCAGGCGGGGCACACCATCATGGGCGGCGCGATCCGCGCAGCGATCGTCAGCACGCTGCTCTCGACGGTGGTGGCGGCGCTGATCACGCGGCAGCTCACGCTTCCACTGCTGCGCCTCGCCGACGGCGCTGGACGCCTGCAGGCGGGGGAACGGGGCGTGACCCTCCCGGTGCCGCCCAGGAACGACGAACTGCGCGCCCTGACCCTGGCCTTCAACGAACTCACCGTCAGTCTGGCGCGGCAGGAGGCATGGCGGCGCGGGCTGGTGGCCGATATCGCCCACGATCTACGGACGCCGCTGTCGGTCATGCGCTCGGAGATCGAGGCCATGCAGGACGGTGTGCAACCGCTGAATGGCGCGGCCCTGGGACGGTTGCACGGCGAGGTGCTGCTGCTCGCGCGGCTGGTGACGGACCTGCGCCTGCTGTCGCTGGCCGAGGGGGGCGCGCTGAGCCTGGCCCTGCAACCCGTCAACGCGGGCGAGACGCTGCGCGCTCTGGCCGACGCCCACGCGCGGCGGGCCGCCGAGGCGGGCGTGAGTCTGAGCGTCCAGGCTGGCCCCGCCGTGACCGTCCAGGCCGACCCGGATCGTCTGCGGCAGACCCTCCAGAATCTGCTGGACAATGCGCTGCGGTACGCCGCGCCGGGGGCAGTGGAGCTGGGTGCCGCGACCTCGGGGGACCGCGCTGTGCTGACGGTGCGGGATCACGGCCCCGGCTTCGCGCCGGATTCTCTATCGCGCGCCTTCGAACGCTTCTACCGCGCGGATGCCAGCCGCACGCGCGATCCGCAGGGGCGGGCCAGTTCGGGCCTGGGCCTCGCCATCGCCCGCGCGCTGACCGAGGCTCAGGGCGGCACCCTGGACGCCCGGAACCACCCGGGCGGCGGCGCGGAGTTCACGGTGACCCTGAATACGCCTCCCTCCTGA
- a CDS encoding response regulator, translating into MSTILIVEDEPRLADILEVYLRREGFHTERAGDGRRALELWRAARPALILLDLMLPGVDGLEVARRVRAESGVPIIMLTARDEEVDRLLGLGIGADDYVVKPYSPREVVARVKAVLRRAGGVTEVTGALHAGPLMVDTAAFDVTLRGQALDVTVAEVRVLALLAREPGVVRTRAELLAALGGLERGTDERTVDAHLKNLRRKFGDDAALLDTVRGVGYRLRVG; encoded by the coding sequence ATGAGCACCATCCTGATCGTGGAAGACGAACCCCGGCTGGCCGACATCCTGGAGGTGTACCTGCGCCGCGAGGGCTTCCACACCGAACGGGCCGGGGACGGGCGCCGCGCGCTGGAACTGTGGCGCGCAGCCCGCCCGGCCCTGATCCTGCTCGATCTGATGCTTCCCGGGGTCGACGGTCTGGAGGTCGCGCGGCGCGTGCGAGCAGAGTCCGGAGTGCCGATCATCATGCTGACGGCACGCGACGAGGAGGTGGATCGCCTGCTGGGCCTCGGGATCGGGGCCGACGATTACGTGGTGAAGCCGTACAGTCCGCGCGAGGTCGTGGCGCGCGTGAAGGCCGTGCTTCGCCGTGCGGGCGGCGTGACCGAGGTCACCGGGGCGCTGCACGCCGGGCCGCTGATGGTGGATACGGCGGCCTTTGACGTGACCCTGCGCGGGCAGGCCCTGGACGTGACGGTGGCCGAGGTTCGGGTGCTGGCCCTGCTGGCCCGCGAGCCGGGCGTGGTGCGTACGCGGGCGGAACTGCTGGCGGCCCTGGGCGGCCTGGAACGCGGCACGGACGAGCGGACGGTGGACGCCCACTTGAAGAACCTGCGGCGCAAGTTCGGCGACGACGCGGCGCTGCTGGACACGGTGCGGGGCGTCGGCTACCGCCTGCGGGTGGGCTAA